In Castanea sativa cultivar Marrone di Chiusa Pesio chromosome 6, ASM4071231v1, a single window of DNA contains:
- the LOC142640513 gene encoding thylakoid lumenal 15 kDa protein 1, chloroplastic, with the protein MAIPILNVSFKIPLSLSHNSCATLSSYPAPQVQLVKKVVEVQGCRRNPIVCLGESVSKASLLALVSASLLFADPALAFKGGGPYGQEVTRGQDLTGKDFSGKTLIKQDFKTSILRQTNFKGAKLLGASFFDADLTGADLSDTDLRGVDFSLANVTKVNLSNAILEGALVTGNTSFKGSNITGADFTDVPLRDDQREYLCKVADGVNPTTGNPTRDTLLCK; encoded by the exons ATGGCTATTCCAATTCTCAACGTTTCCTTCAAAAtcccactctcactctcacataatTCTTGCGCTACTCTCTCGAGCTATCCTGCGCCTCAG GTACAGTTAGTGAAGAAGGTTGTAGAAGTACAAGGTTGTCGGAGAAACCCAATTGTGTGTTTGGGTGAATCGGTCTCTAAGGCAAGCCTACTCGCTCTAGTTTCCGCTTCTCTGTTATTTGCCGATCCGGCACTTgctttcaag ggtggTGGTCCGTACGGGCAAGAGGTGACGAGAGGCCAGGATTTGACTGGGAAGGACTTTAGCGGGAAGACATTGATCAAGCAAGACTTCAAGACG TCTATATTGAGGCAAACGAATTTTAAAGGTGCAAAGTTACTTGGTGCAAGCTTCTTTGATGCTGATTTAACAG GGGCTGATCTTTCAGACACTGATCTCAGAGGTGTAGACTTTTCATTGGCAAATGTTACAAAG GTAAATTTGAGCAATGCTATCTTGGAAGGTGCACTTGTTACTGGCAACACATCTTTCAAGGGATCAAATATAACAGGAGCTG ACTTCACAGACGTGCCCTTAAGAGATGATCAACGAGAATACCTTTGCAAAGTTGCAGATGG GGTGAATCCTACAACTGGAAACCCAACACGTGACACACTGCTTTgcaaatag
- the LOC142640512 gene encoding AT-hook motif nuclear-localized protein 15-like yields the protein MASRWWAGNVAMRGVDPMSSTPSLHLRNPDEDSGGLNSLGPRREQEFMDNNNHNSNTNTTSTNSSTSNTTTPQRQNLEEEDSREIDHEAEDLNNSGGHELIEPGSSSGRRPRGRPPGSKNKPKPPIVITKESPNALRSHVLEISSGSDIAECIGTFANRRHRGVSVLSGSGIVNNVTLRQPAAPGGVITLHGRFEILSLSGAFLPAPSPPGATGLTVYLAGGQGQVVGGTVVGPLVASGPVMVIAATFTNATYERLPLEDEAAVGEGMQVQQQQQSGLNSGTNGNPAASQGLGEQVAGSMPMYNLPPNLLPNGQMPHDVFWGPPPRPPPSY from the coding sequence ATGGCGAGTCGATGGTGGGCTGGGAATGTAGCGATGAGAGGTGTGGACCCCATGTCCTCGACCCCATCGCTTCATCTGAGAAACCCAGACGAAGATAGTGGCGGATTGAACAGTCTCGGACCCAGAAGAGAGCAAGAATTCATGGACAACAACAATCATAACAGTAACACCAATACTACTTCCACCAATAGTAGCACGAGCAACACCACCACCCCACAAAGGCAAAAccttgaagaagaagatagcCGAGAGATTGATCATGAAGCTGAGGACTTGAATAATAGCGGTGGCCATGAACTTATCGAGCCAGGTAGTAGTAGTGGGCGCAGGCCACGTGGCAGACCACCGGGGTCGAAGAACAAGCCAAAGCCTCCAATAGTGATCACAAAAGAGAGTCCCAATGCTCTTCGAAGCCATGTATTGGAAATCAGCAGTGGGAGTGATATTGCTGAGTGCATTGGTACTTTTGCTAATCGAAGGCATAGAGGGGTCTCGGTTTTGAGTGGTAGTGGCATTGTCAATAATGTTACTCTTAGGCAACCAGCTGCACCTGGTGGAGTCATTACTCTTCATGGAAGATTTGAGATTTTATCTCTATCTGGTGCTTTCTTGCCTGCCCCGTCGCCACCCGGGGCCACGGGGCTGACTGTGTATTTAGCTGGTGGGCAAGGCCAAGTTGTTGGTGGCACCGTTGTCGGTCCATTGGTGGCTTCAGGGCCGGTTATGGTTATTGCGGCGACGTTTACTAATGCGACGTACGAGAGGTTGCCATTAGAGGATGAGGCGGCGGTTGGGGAAGGAATGCAAgtgcagcaacaacaacaatcagGACTGAATTCTGGGACTAATGGGAATCCAGCAGCAAGTCAAGGTTTGGGTGAACAAGTGGCCGGTTCAATGCCTATGTACAATTTACCTCCAAATTTGCTACCAAATGGTCAGATGCCCCATGATGTCTTTTGGGGTCCTCCTCCTCGTCCACCTCCATCTTACTGA